A genome region from Nicotiana tabacum cultivar K326 chromosome 13, ASM71507v2, whole genome shotgun sequence includes the following:
- the LOC142168099 gene encoding uncharacterized protein LOC142168099: MVALSILNKLDFIHGTSVSPPPGYPLTRQWKRCNDLVVSWLINSLSKKISRCAKYSESAKDIWCELEERYGKVYGARVFELKKELAHISQGSLDIASYFNKIKQLWDEIASYKIIVCTCRGKATEDEEKKVYQFLVGLNDTYMQTCSKILMIKPLLSVGNVYNILFSDEKQ, encoded by the coding sequence ATGGTTGCTCTCTCCATTCTTAATAAACTTGATTTCATTCATGGTACCTCTGTAAGTCCTCCACCGGGATATCCTTTGACACGACAATGGAAACGTTGTAATGATCTTGTGGTCTCATGGTTGATTAACTCTCTATCAAAGAAAATCTCTCGTTGTGCAAAATATTCTGAGTCTGCCAAGGATATCTGGTGTGAACTGGAGGAGAGGTATGGGAAGGTTTATGGTGCTAGAGTATTTGAACTTAAAAAGGAATTAGCAcatatttctcaagggtcatTAGACATAGCTTCTTACTTCAATAAAATTAAACAGTTATGGGATGAAATAGCTTCTTATAAGATCATAGTTTGTACTTGTAGGGGTAAGGCTACTGAGGATGAAGAGAAAAAGGTTTATCAGTTTCTTGTGGGTTTGAATGACACTTACATGCAAACTTGCAGCAAAATTTTAATGATAAAACCCCTCCTATCTGTTGGGAATGTGTACAACATTTTGTTTTCTGATGAGAAGCAGTGA
- the LOC107831306 gene encoding uncharacterized protein LOC107831306, with amino-acid sequence MASSSAVSMAMPLTYTSQKRQSSAVAFLKPLPVKPSKSSAASKPVARFEVKASLKEKVVTGLTAAALTASMVIPDIAEAADGVSPSLKNFLLSIVSGGVVLTAIVSAVIGVSNFDPVKRT; translated from the coding sequence AtggcttcttcttctgcagtttCCATGGCCATGCCGCTGACTTACACAAGTCAGAAGAGGCAATCAAGTGCTGTGGCTTTCTTGAAGCCATTGCCAGTAAAGCCCTCAAAGAGTAGTGCAGCATCAAAACCAGTTGCAAGGTTTGAAGTCAAGGCTTCACTTAAGGAGAAGGTTGTGACAGGATTGACAGCAGCTGCACTGACTGCTTCCATGGTGATTCCCGACATAGCCGAAGCAGCTGACGGTGTTTCGCCATCCCTCAAGAACTTCTTGCTCAGCATTGTTTCAGGAGGAGTTGTGCTTACTGCAATTGTTAGCGCTGTAATTGGTGTTTCCAACTTTGATCCTGTCAAGCGGACTTAA
- the LOC107831305 gene encoding replication protein A 70 kDa DNA-binding subunit A-like, with protein MPVNLTANAIPAIIAGDVNSKPVVQVLDIKLIGAAADRYGLLISDSESSQQAMLAAQLNDRVKTGRVRKTSVIQLIEYICTTVKNRKIIVVINMETIIPECEIIGNPKALVESNFGAQKAISNGVSGSAIFNNGNLSAQRSGQTSFANSNNLSSLHSGNSMQNYPPAIQPAYQPPPNYKSHGTIMKNEAPARIIPIAALNPYQGRWAIKARVTAKGDLRRYNNSRGDGKVFSFDLLDSDGGEIRVTCFNAVVDRFYDKIEAGKVYMISKGSLKPAQKNFNHLKNEWEIFLEITSTVDVCPDEDATIPRQQFSFRPISDIESAESNSIIDVIGIVIAVNPSVPILRKNGMETQRRILNLKDQSRRSVELTLWGDFCNREGQKLQEMAEAGFSPVLAVKAAKVSDFTGKSIGTISSTQLFIDPDFAEAQTLREWFDQGGKDVASQSISRENMPAGSKSEIRKTVSQIKDEGLGRSDKPDWITVKATITFIKTESFCYTACPLMIGDRQCNKKVTRSGNSRWQCDRCNQEFEECDYRYLLQAQIQDHTGLTWVTAFQESGEEILGRPAKELHMMNEEADGNRFSEIIRKCLFTQFLFRLKIKEELYGDEQKVKITVIKAEKVKHSAESRYLLDLISKFCPS; from the exons ATGCCTGTGAACTTGACGGCGAACGCGATCCCGGCTATTATCGCCGGCGACGTGAACTCAAAGCCAGTGGTTCAGGTATTGGACATCAAGCTAATCGGCGCCGCAGCGGATCGGTACGGACTCCTAATCTCAGATTCTGAGTCGAGTCAGCAGGCTATGCTGGCTGCTCAGCTTAATGACCGAGTCAAAACGGGCCGCGTTCGCAAAACCTCCGTCATTCAGTTGATTGAGTACATTTGTACCACTGTTAAAAATCGCAA AATTATTGTTGTCATCAACATGGAAACTATTATACCTGAATGTGAAATAATTGGGAATCCTAAAGCGCTTGTAGAATCTAATTTTGGAGCTCAGAAAGCTATATCTAATGGCGTTTCTGGGTCTGCAATCTTTAACAATGGTAACTTGAGTGCTCAAAGATCTGGCCAAACAAGCTTTGCTAACAGCAACAATTTGAGCTCCCTACATTCAGGTAATAGCATGCAGAACTACCCACCTGCAATTCAACCTGCATATCAGCCTCCTCCAAATTACAAAAGCCATGGGACAATAATGAAGAATGAAGCACCTGCCCGCATTATTCCAATTGCTGCTTTGAACCCCTATCAGGGTCGGTGGGCTATTAAGGCTAGAGTGACTGCAAAGGGGGATCTACGTCGCTATAATAATTCCAGAGGAGATGGAAAGGTCTTCTCATTTGATCTCCTTGACTCAGATGGGGGTGAAATACGTGTCACTTGCTTTAATGCGGTTGTTGATCGCTTTTATGACAAAATTGAAGCTGGAAAAGTGTACATGATATCAAAAGGCAGCTTGAAACCTGCTCAGAAGAACTTCAACCATCTGAAGAATGAATGGGAAATATTCTTGGAGATAACTTCAACCGTAGATGTCTGTCCAGATGAAGATGCCACTATACCAAGACAGCAGTTCTCATTTAGACCTATTAGTGACATTGAAAGTGCAGAAAGCAATTCAATCATAGATGTGATTGGAATTGTAATAGCTGTCAATCCTTCTGTTCCGATCCTGAGAAAGAATGGAATGGAAACTCAAAGAAGAATCTTGAATCTAAAGGATCAGTCTAGGCGAAGTGTTGAGCTGACACTATGGGGAGACTTCTGTAACAGGGAAGGTCAAAAGCTGCAAGAAATGGCAGAAGCTGGGTTTTCCCCTGTTTTAGCTGTCAAAGCTGCAAAAGTTAGTGACTTCACTGGGAAATCCATTGGAACCATTTCTTCCACTCAACTGTTCATAGATCCAGATTTTGCAGAGGCTCAAACTCTAAGAGAATGGTTTGATCAGGGAGGAAAAGATGTTGCTTCTCAATCTATATCTAGGGAAAACATGCCTGCAGGATCAAAAAGTGAGATACGTAAGACCGTGTCTCAGATCAAGGATGAAGGGCTTGGTAGGTCAGATAAACCAGACTGGATTACAGTTAAGGCAACTATAACATTCATCAAAACCGAAAGCTTCTGTTACACTGCTTGCCCTCTGATGATTGGAGATAGACAATGTAATAAGAAAGTTACCAGGTCAGGAAACTCGAGATGGCAATGTGATAGGTGCAATCAAGAGTTTGAGGAATGTGATTACAGATACCTTCTTCAAGCTCAAATTCAAGATCATACTGGGTTGACATGGGTGACAGCTTTCCAGGAATCTGGGGAAGAGATTTTGGGTCGTCCCGCAAAGGAGCTACACATGATGAATGAAGAGGCGGATGGTAACagattttctgaaattattagaAAATGTCTCTTTACACAATTTCTATTCAGgcttaaaatcaaagaggaaCTTTATGGTGATGAGCAGAAGGTGAAGATTACAGTTATCAAGGCAGAGAAAGTGAAACATTCTGCAGAAAGCAGATATCTCCTTGATTTAATTTCAAAATTCTGTCCTTCTTGA